The Candidatus Nanohalococcus occultus genome contains a region encoding:
- a CDS encoding ATPase, T2SS/T4P/T4SS family, producing MTVHNLDVFDYEYDEDTATVSVNVLGSIYGASIEDYEQVMSRVINILQEVPDANSVVLSESRDYEYGEEQIDLLREIAHVIQDISAQGYLSQNPGSRCDSFYSEQLPEVQSIIVDTLRKDPVGAYVELLRKRRHLNQQRGETYERKDRCIKYFFQDVIDPILDELEETQLIQQARDNDYVTGHHVGDREVYREFFHPLVRPNFMLTKYMSLPPERGKEIDRYTVRNNIEVSIYEVPDKVQPVYHVNAPEFQLSEEKYRILDAARRFMASHQPESGEFARPERMRQVFENIGRDMLRDISNQMNISLNQEELEDLTAILNRYTSGLGVLELLLSDPKIQDVFVNSPIGDSEIFITHEEYEECETNLIPTKDEAESWATRFRIKSGRPLDEANPVLDTEAQVPGGRARVAIIQESLSPEGLAFAFRRHRSKAWTLPLFMDQDMVNPLGAALISFIVDGNRSVLFSGTRGAGKTSLLGASMLEIMKKHRIVSVEDTLELPINQMKDLGYNVERMKSRSVITQVENELGADEAIRTSLRLGDSALVIGEVRSDEAKTLYEAMRVGAVANFVGGTIHGESAYSVFDRVVNDLGVPKTSFKATDVIVSVNKIRSPDGMETYRRITGITEVRKDWTDDPEEENGFVDLMRYDSNKDELVPTDTLLNGESMVLNRIAENIREWKNDWEAVWDNIQLRKKMKQRLVERSHEVDNQEIMEADFVVEANQKYHKLANKVSQEYGEQNAERIYARWNEWLERNTG from the coding sequence ATGACTGTTCACAATCTCGACGTTTTCGACTACGAGTACGATGAAGACACGGCTACAGTCAGTGTCAACGTCCTCGGCTCTATCTACGGAGCATCCATCGAGGACTACGAACAGGTAATGAGCCGTGTAATAAACATACTACAGGAAGTCCCGGATGCGAACTCGGTAGTACTCTCCGAATCACGGGATTACGAATACGGCGAAGAACAGATCGATCTGCTTAGAGAGATAGCGCATGTAATACAGGATATATCCGCACAGGGATACCTTTCCCAGAACCCTGGATCTCGCTGCGATTCCTTTTACAGCGAACAGCTGCCTGAGGTCCAGAGCATAATCGTAGATACGTTAAGAAAGGATCCGGTCGGTGCCTACGTCGAACTGCTGCGTAAACGACGGCATCTCAACCAGCAGCGTGGAGAAACATACGAACGGAAGGATAGGTGTATCAAATACTTTTTCCAGGATGTAATCGATCCAATACTCGATGAGCTGGAGGAAACGCAGCTAATACAGCAGGCAAGAGACAACGACTACGTGACAGGTCATCACGTCGGCGATCGTGAGGTCTACAGAGAGTTTTTCCACCCGCTTGTACGTCCGAACTTCATGCTTACAAAGTACATGAGCCTGCCTCCGGAGAGAGGCAAGGAGATCGACCGGTATACGGTTAGAAACAACATCGAGGTCTCGATCTACGAGGTACCGGACAAGGTCCAGCCGGTCTACCATGTGAATGCTCCGGAGTTCCAGTTAAGCGAGGAAAAGTACCGGATACTGGATGCCGCCCGGCGGTTTATGGCCTCTCACCAGCCGGAAAGCGGAGAGTTCGCCCGCCCGGAACGTATGCGCCAGGTTTTCGAAAACATTGGAAGGGACATGCTGCGGGATATATCCAACCAGATGAACATCTCTCTCAATCAGGAAGAACTCGAGGACCTGACAGCAATACTGAACAGGTACACTTCTGGTCTGGGAGTTCTAGAGCTTTTACTAAGCGATCCGAAGATCCAAGACGTTTTTGTAAACTCGCCTATCGGAGACTCGGAGATATTCATAACTCACGAAGAGTACGAAGAGTGTGAGACCAACCTTATACCGACCAAAGACGAGGCAGAATCCTGGGCAACACGTTTCAGAATCAAATCAGGCCGTCCACTGGATGAAGCCAACCCTGTACTCGATACGGAAGCACAGGTACCGGGAGGTCGGGCAAGAGTAGCTATAATACAGGAAAGCCTCTCGCCAGAGGGCCTGGCCTTTGCCTTCCGACGTCACAGATCCAAGGCCTGGACATTACCGCTTTTCATGGACCAGGACATGGTTAACCCGCTAGGAGCCGCATTGATATCTTTCATCGTGGACGGAAACCGTTCTGTGCTTTTCTCAGGAACCCGTGGAGCCGGAAAGACATCTCTATTAGGCGCCTCCATGCTTGAGATAATGAAAAAACACAGGATAGTCTCCGTAGAGGACACTCTCGAGTTGCCGATCAATCAGATGAAGGACTTGGGTTACAACGTCGAAAGGATGAAATCACGTTCGGTAATTACACAGGTGGAAAACGAACTCGGAGCGGATGAGGCTATCCGTACTTCTCTGCGGCTTGGAGACTCCGCGCTTGTAATTGGAGAGGTTAGAAGCGATGAGGCTAAAACTCTTTACGAGGCCATGCGTGTGGGGGCCGTAGCAAACTTTGTTGGAGGAACTATCCACGGAGAGTCAGCCTACTCTGTATTCGACCGGGTTGTAAACGACCTAGGGGTTCCAAAAACCTCTTTCAAAGCAACTGACGTCATCGTCAGCGTCAACAAGATCCGTTCACCGGATGGTATGGAGACCTACAGACGTATAACGGGCATAACAGAAGTTAGAAAGGACTGGACAGACGATCCTGAAGAGGAAAACGGCTTCGTTGATCTTATGCGGTATGATTCGAACAAAGACGAGCTTGTACCAACTGATACATTGCTTAACGGCGAATCAATGGTTCTTAACAGGATCGCTGAAAATATCCGGGAGTGGAAAAACGACTGGGAGGCTGTATGGGACAACATACAGCTCAGAAAGAAGATGAAACAGAGACTTGTTGAGAGATCCCATGAGGTCGACAATCAGGAGATTATGGAGGCTGATTTCGTAGTTGAAGCCAATCAGAAGTATCATAAACTGGCTAATAAGGTCAGTCAAGAATATGGGGAGCAAAACGCCGAGCGCATCTATGCGCGCTGGAATGAATGGCTTGAGAGGAATACGGGGTAG